One window from the genome of Lepisosteus oculatus isolate fLepOcu1 chromosome 21, fLepOcu1.hap2, whole genome shotgun sequence encodes:
- the slc35c1 gene encoding GDP-fucose transporter 1 isoform X2, producing MALMQSDSLDQEGKTDSFLMKAIKIALVVALYWFISITMVFLNKYLLDSPALKLDAPLFVTFFQCFVTVGLCWCMSLLSRLCPTSVEFPSVKLDLKMSREILPLSVVFIGMITFNNLCLKYVGVAFYNVGRSLTTVFNVLMSYLIIKQTTSSYALLCCGVIIGGFWLGVDQEGAAGSLSWTGIMFGVLASLCVSLNAIYTKKVMPVVDGSIWKLTYYNNVNACFLFIPLIVVFGEFKTLFYFDKLDSWYFWGMMTLGGVFGFAIGYVTGLQIKFTSPLTHNVSGTAKACAQTVLAVIYSEDTKSLLWWTSNLMVLAGSFAYTWVKGLEMKKLQQDPQTKSTTAKNDSGI from the exons ATGGCCCTTATGCAGTCTGATTCTTTGGACCAAGAAGGAAAAACGGATTCTTTCTTAATGAAAGCCATTAAAATAGCCTTAGTGGTTGCTCTTTATTGGTTCATATCAATTACCATggtttttctaaataaataccTTCTGGACAGCCCTGCCTTAAAACTGGACGCCCCTCTGTTCGTGACATTTTTCCAATGCTTCGTGACTGTGGGGCTTTGCTGGTGTATGAGTCTGCTGTCCAGGTTGTGTCCGACGTCTGTGGAGTTCCCGTCTGTCAAACTCGACCTCAAGATGTCCAGAGAGATCCTGCCCTTGTCTGTTGTGTTCATCGGAATGATCACATTCAACAACCTGTGCTTGAAATATGTCGGGGTGGCATTCTACAATGTTGGGAGATCGCTGACCACTGTATTCAACGTGTTAATGTCCTATTTAATTATCAAGCAAACCACGTCTTCCTATGCCTTACTCTGCTGTGGAGTCATAATAG GAGGCTTTTGGTTAGGTGTGGATCAAGAAGGGGCAGCCGGGTCACTGTCCTGGACAGGAATCATGTTTGGAGTTCTTGCCAGCCTGTGCGTTTCACTCAACGCCATCTATACCAAGAAAGTGATGCCGGTCGTGGATGGCAGCATATGGAAACTAACCTATTATAACAACGTCAACGCCTGCTTCCTGTTCATTCCCCTCATTGTGGTCTTTGGGGAATTTAAAACACTCTTCTACTTCGACAAATTAGACAGCTGGTACTTTTGGGGTATGATGACCTTGGGAGGGGTCTTCGGCTTTGCTATTGGCTATGTCACTGGCCTTCAGATTAAGTTCACAAGTCCATTGACACACAATGTGTCAGGCACTGCAAAGGCTTGTGCTCAGACAGTCTTGGCTGTTATCTACTCTGAGGATACCAAGAGCCTTTTGTGGTGGACTAGCAACCTAATGGTATTGGCTGGCTCTTTTGCCTATACCTGGGTCAAAGGACTGGAAATGAAGAAACTTCAGCAAGACCCACAGACTAAAAGCACTACTGCCAAAAATGACTCAGGTATTTAG
- the slc35c1 gene encoding GDP-fucose transporter 1 isoform X1, with protein sequence MNRTQLKRSKILKMALMQSDSLDQEGKTDSFLMKAIKIALVVALYWFISITMVFLNKYLLDSPALKLDAPLFVTFFQCFVTVGLCWCMSLLSRLCPTSVEFPSVKLDLKMSREILPLSVVFIGMITFNNLCLKYVGVAFYNVGRSLTTVFNVLMSYLIIKQTTSSYALLCCGVIIGGFWLGVDQEGAAGSLSWTGIMFGVLASLCVSLNAIYTKKVMPVVDGSIWKLTYYNNVNACFLFIPLIVVFGEFKTLFYFDKLDSWYFWGMMTLGGVFGFAIGYVTGLQIKFTSPLTHNVSGTAKACAQTVLAVIYSEDTKSLLWWTSNLMVLAGSFAYTWVKGLEMKKLQQDPQTKSTTAKNDSGI encoded by the exons ATGAACAGGACCCAGTTGAAGCGTTCGAAAATTTTGAAAATGGCCCTTATGCAGTCTGATTCTTTGGACCAAGAAGGAAAAACGGATTCTTTCTTAATGAAAGCCATTAAAATAGCCTTAGTGGTTGCTCTTTATTGGTTCATATCAATTACCATggtttttctaaataaataccTTCTGGACAGCCCTGCCTTAAAACTGGACGCCCCTCTGTTCGTGACATTTTTCCAATGCTTCGTGACTGTGGGGCTTTGCTGGTGTATGAGTCTGCTGTCCAGGTTGTGTCCGACGTCTGTGGAGTTCCCGTCTGTCAAACTCGACCTCAAGATGTCCAGAGAGATCCTGCCCTTGTCTGTTGTGTTCATCGGAATGATCACATTCAACAACCTGTGCTTGAAATATGTCGGGGTGGCATTCTACAATGTTGGGAGATCGCTGACCACTGTATTCAACGTGTTAATGTCCTATTTAATTATCAAGCAAACCACGTCTTCCTATGCCTTACTCTGCTGTGGAGTCATAATAG GAGGCTTTTGGTTAGGTGTGGATCAAGAAGGGGCAGCCGGGTCACTGTCCTGGACAGGAATCATGTTTGGAGTTCTTGCCAGCCTGTGCGTTTCACTCAACGCCATCTATACCAAGAAAGTGATGCCGGTCGTGGATGGCAGCATATGGAAACTAACCTATTATAACAACGTCAACGCCTGCTTCCTGTTCATTCCCCTCATTGTGGTCTTTGGGGAATTTAAAACACTCTTCTACTTCGACAAATTAGACAGCTGGTACTTTTGGGGTATGATGACCTTGGGAGGGGTCTTCGGCTTTGCTATTGGCTATGTCACTGGCCTTCAGATTAAGTTCACAAGTCCATTGACACACAATGTGTCAGGCACTGCAAAGGCTTGTGCTCAGACAGTCTTGGCTGTTATCTACTCTGAGGATACCAAGAGCCTTTTGTGGTGGACTAGCAACCTAATGGTATTGGCTGGCTCTTTTGCCTATACCTGGGTCAAAGGACTGGAAATGAAGAAACTTCAGCAAGACCCACAGACTAAAAGCACTACTGCCAAAAATGACTCAGGTATTTAG